In Crinalium epipsammum PCC 9333, the genomic window GCCACAGCCGTAGTAGCCCAATTAGGTCAACAAGCCTTGGGAGGTAAGGATTTAGACACCTTCCTAAATGTAGCGGTGACTCTTGTTGCCCGCATATTAGAAGTTGAATATTGCCAAATTTTAGAACTAATCCCAGAAGAGAATACTTTATCAGTACGTGCAGGATTTGGCTGGCAACCAAATATAGTTGGTTATGCAGTTGTTGGCGATCAGGAACGTTCTCAAGCTGGTTATACCCTATTACAAGGTGAACCAGTAATAGTTGAAGATTTGCGGGTTGAAACCCGCTTTTCTATCTCACAAATGTTACGCAACCATCATGTAATTTCTGGAGTAACTGTAATTATTCACGGTCAAGTACAGCCGTTTGGGGTTTTAGGTTGTCACACAACGAAACAAAGGCAATTTACTAAAGATGATGTGTACTTTTTGCAAAGCGTTGCTAATGTAGTAGCAACTGCAATTGAGCGCAAACAAGCAGAAGAAGCACTTAAAGAAAGTGAAGAACGCTATGCACTAGCAGTTAATGGTAGCAAAGAAGGGCTATGGGATTGGAATCTCAAAGCAGATCAAGTATATTTTTCCCCTCGTTGGAAAGCAATTTTAGGTTATCAAGACCACGAAATTGGCGATCGCTTAGATGAGTGGCTCGATCGCATCCATCCAGAAGATATTGAACCAGTCAGAACAGCTTTAAATTCTCATTTAGAAGGCTTAATTTCTCACTTTGAAAAAGAATATCGCATTCTCCATCAAGACGGCAGGTATCGCTGGATGCTTTGTCGCGGGTTAGCAATTTGGGATGCCAACGGACAAGCTTATCGAATGTCTGGATCTCAGCTTGATATTACAGACCGCAAAATTGCTGAGGAACAGTTAAGTTATGATGCTGTGCATGATGCCCTGACTAGCTTACCAAACCGAGCCTTATTAATGGATCGTTTAGGACAAGCGATCGCACGTCAGCGACGGCACAAAGATTATCAATTTGCAGTACTATTTTTAGATTTAGACCGATTCAAAGTTGTCAATGATAGCCTTGGTCACATAGTAGGCGATCAATTATTAATTGAAATTGCTAGAAGATTACAAGCACCTCAACGACCAGGAGATACAGTTGCCAGACTAGGAGGTGACGAATTTGTAATTTTATTTGATGAAATTACAGATCTTCAAGAAGTTACTAACTTAGTAGAACATTTACAAAAAGAACTAGGAAAACCAATAAATTTAGACACTCAGACAATATTTATTTCTGCAAGTATGGGCATCGTCCTCAGTCAAGATCCCACATCAGGCATAACCTACGATTGGGCCGGAGATTTGCTGCGTAATGCTGATATTGCCATGTACCAAGCCAAAAACTTAGGTAAAGCACGCTACGTAGTTTTTAACAGTATTATGCACACTAGCGCTGTTGCTAGATTGCAGTTAGAAAATGACTTACGGCAGGCAGTTGAGCAAAGTGTCGATTTGTTAGCTGTAAATTCTCGCTTAAAAGAGCAAATTGATAACGCAGCGCAGATCAAAGCTGCTAATTTTAACCTCAAACCACCTATAGATGCCACAAAAGAACAAAGTTCCAAACTGTTGCTTCATTACCAACCAATTATTTCCCTTTCCACAGGTAAAATTACTGGATTTGAGGCACTGGTACGCTTATGGCATCCCCAGCGTGGCATGGTTTCTCCAAGTGACTTCATCCCAGTCGCTGAAGAAACTAACTTAATCATGCCCTTGGGAGCCTGGGTTTTGCAAGAAGCCTGTCGCCAACTTCAAATTTGGAATCTTACATATCCAGGGTTAACAATTAGTGTCAATATTTCCGGTAAACAGTTCTCACAACCCGATTTAGTAGCACAAATAAAGCAAATTCTGCAAAATACAAACTTATCAGCAGATCAGCTTAAATTAGAAATCACAGAAAGCGTCATTATGGAAAATGCTGAATCTGCTACAGCGATGCTTGAACAGCTAAAAAATTTGGGAGTGCAGTTAAGCATTGATGACTTTGGCACAGGATATTCTTCTTTAAGTTATCTGCACCGCTTTCCTATAGATACATTAAAAGTTGATCGCTCTTTTGTCAGTCGTATGAGTATTGATGGTAACAATTGGAAGATTGTCCAATCAATAATTACCCTAGCTCATACTATGCGGATGGATGTAACTGCTGAAGGAGTGGAAACAGTTAACCAGTTAGAGCAATTACGGGCGTTAGAATGTGAACAAGGACAAGGATATTTTTTCTCTAAACCTTTAGATATTGAAGCAGCAAGTCAATTTTTAGATAAAGGCACGCAATGGTAAGTTGTGGACGGTTTTTTAGGTGCGATCGCTTAATCATCCTTCAGATTTATTTAAAATTATCAAATCAGCAAACCATTAATCTATCACCAAAAATAGGTGTAAGAGGTAACATTGACTTAAGTCATCCAATCTACTGATCTGGATTCACTTTAGTTGGTGATTGGAATTAGATACGGTAACTTCCATTACTTCCCAAACTCTAATTTCTCCATAACTACTACTAACTATCTTGCGTCCATCTGGACTAATAGCAACGCAAAGTATGATATTTTCATGCCCACTTAAAGTGTTAATTAAATGACCAGTATTGAAATCCCAAATTTTGATATTTTTGTCTAGGCTACTACTAACAATTGTATGCCCATCAGGACTGATGGCAATAGCAAGTACTGACTTTTCATGCCCTGTTAGCGTAGCTGTAAGCCTCCCTGTAGCAAGATCCCAAATTTTGATTGTTTGATCGTCACTACTACTAATAATATTTTTGCCATCTGGAGTAATAACAACACAAAGAACAGGTTTTGTATGACCCGTGAGAGTATCAATCAAACTACCCGTAGCCAAAGACCAAACTTTGATTGTATGGTCATCGCTACCAGTGATAAGTGTCTGCCCATCTGGACTAATCGCAACAGAATTTACTCTTCTGGAATGACTTCTGAGGGTTTTGATTAATACACCTGTTTCTAAGTTCCAAATTTTAGCAGTATTATCGTCACAGCCACTAACAATCATTTTTCCATCAGGGCTGATAGCGATCGCATTAACTCGGTCGTAATCTTCAATATTAGTAGGTTTAATTGTATTTGTGTTAATATCCCAAATCTTAATTGTATTATCAAAACTGCCGCTAACTATCTTTTTACTATCAGGAGTAATAGCAACTGCATAAACCCAATGAAGATGACCTTTGAGAGAATTAATCAGATTACCCGTATCAATATCCCAAATGTATATGGCATTATCTTCATGCTCAAGATCTCCACTACCACCAACAATTTTTTGACCATCGGGACTAATAACAACTGCATAAACTTCGCTATCAAACCCGCTAATAGTCTTTACTAGAGATATATTTGTATAAAAAGTTGTTTGAGATAGCTGTGGCGATGATTGCTCAAAATCAAGATCGTGGTTATCTATTTCTAAACTTTCTGAAACTGTAATAGTTTGTTCTGACCAGTCCTCCTCTTCTAAATCTTGAGTGTTCTCACGTTGCGGAAGCCCTAGCGCAGTTACAGCTTCAGTTGCAGGATTTTGAAAAATAACAGGCAACCAGGTTGCACCCGGAAAAATGTTTTCTATAGGTGCTAGTTTTTCTCGTGCTTCTCTTATTGCCATATATACAGATTTACCACTAGCACAAGCTTTAAGGAATAGTTTCAAAAAACTTTGTGCTACTCTAGGGGGGAGGTGTTCCCGCAGAATGATCAGATTGGGAATTTCTAAATCTGCTAGTTTTTCTGCTATTTCCAGCCCATTACTACAATTGATAATTGCTAGTTCTAAACCAGATGCGATCGCTCTTTTTAAAAAGCTTTTAAATTCTTCAATTGTAAATTTTTCTGATCTATTAAAATAAATCTCCTCAAATTTATTACCATAACTACTTGAAAAAAATAAAATATTCCAATTTTTATGTCTAATTTGATTATCTAATTGCTGGCGAACAGGTTCTGCCAATAATAATACTTCTGAATTTGGTATAGCTGCTATCTCCTGCTCCTCTGTTTCAAGGTCAATTAAACCGTAATTCCCTAAAATAGCTAAAAGCTTAATGTTTTCTATAAATACTGATCTAGGAGAATAATTTTTATTTTTATTAATTCTAAAAGCAATTTCTGCTTTAGTATAATTTTTCAAAAACTGCTCAAAGATTAAATGCCAAGGTAGTTGCAATAAATTTCGATTTGGACTATGAATAATTAGCTGAATTTCTTCAACTGGATCTAGCTCTTGTAGCAAAATATTTCTGATTTCACTAAATTCTTGCGAAGAAAACCATTTAGCTAAACTCCTTCTCAACAACTCAACAGATTGATAAGATTTTCTAAGTTGATTACTCGGTTGAGGGTTAGTTAATTCCCCTAAAAAACCTTGTTCTTTATAATTAATAAATAATTTTCGATAAGTTGATTGAAAGGCATGATAAAATTCAATAGCTTTAGATGTAGAGGGTAAATAACTAATTATTTTAGATTTACTGATATTATTTTTATCTATAATTTCAACAGTAGCTTTTAATACCTGAGCAAACTGATTTTCTTCTAAATCTAAAACAGCTAGCTTGACATCAGGTTTAAGAAAAGATTTAAAATCCTCAGTCTCATTGTTGTTTACAATTGATAATGTTCCTGGATCATTTCTATACAGCTTCTCCATTTCCCTGCTAATCATCTTAGCAACTAATAAATACTCAGTTGACTTATTGAGCTTATTAGCTAATTCATATAAAGCTTGTTGAAGATTTGCGAAAATTGGATGAAGCTCACGCAAATTGCGAACTAAATCTTTTAAAGATATGCTATTTAGCTGAAATGCATCCGTAATCCAGACTGTAGTACAAGCCAACACAACCAGCTTTTTAATGCGTAATGAATTTGGATAACTTTCTAGATTTTTAACAACTTCATCTATCTTGTTTAAGTAACTCATATTGAATCAAATTTAAGTGAAGAACCTTTTAGTTAATACTTCTATTCCAATGGTACATCCGGCAACTTTTTATTAATATTTTTATCAATTATTAGATAATATTACCTTACTTACAAATATGGAAAATAGCGATCACATCTCACAATGCTAAAAAATATTTTCGTTTTTCACAAAAAAAATAACATAAAGGGCTATATCCTTCCATCCCCTTGCTCCTAACTTAATTTATAATATTAAACGAAGTTTGGCAATAAAAAAATGCGATCGCTTACTAAATACCTAATAACCGACGAGTTTCATTAGCTGCGGCGGTCATTGCTTGTTCAGGAGTTAATTGTCCGGTGAAACTAGCACTCAAGTAACGCTAAAGAATATCAGAAGCTTGAGCGTATTGGGCAATAGGAGGACGTAAAGCAGCATTTTCCAGCACCTTCAAACCGCAGGGAAAGGGCTGTATTTCTCCACAATTTTTGTATCATTAAACACAGAACGACGGCTTGGCAAATAACCTTGATCTAGAGCAATTTTCCGTTGAGCCTCTGTACTAGAAAAAAACTGAATTGCTTTCCAAACTGCCTCTGGATGTTGAGTACTTTTAGCTATTCCCCAACCCCATCCGCCTTGGCAAGCTCCACTGCTTTCACATCTATTGTGTACCATTGGTTTGAGAGCAATCTTGCCTTTTAATTAGTTGAAGCGATCGCACTGTTAAAAATCAAAACTCACAGCTATAATTCATCAGGAAGAGAACAAACAACGCGAACTCCGTAGACATCAACCCTACCATCTGGCGTACTCTTGCGACGGTATGCACTGCGACAACTTCTAGGATAGCTAACCCAAGAACCACCACGCAATACGCGATGCGTATCATCTCCCCCAAATTCCCACACCCTACCATCAGACGGTGCGCCATTATAATTCTCATGCCAAAAATCAGCGCACCACTCTAAAACTAGCCCGTGCATATCATATAAACCAAAAGCATTCGCTACTTGAAAACTACCTACTGGGGTTGTTTCTTGACGATATATACCTTTTACACCGTAAGCATAAGTATAATTGGCGTTGTAATTAGCTAATTCTGGAATAATTGTTTCACCAAAATGGAAAGGTGTACTTGTTCCCGCCCGACAAGCATATTCCCATTCTGCCTCACTAGGTAAACGATATTTTCTGCCAGTGAATTGAGATAACCTAGCACAAAATTCGATCGCATCGTGCCATGATACATTTTCAACTGGACGGTTTGCACCTTTAAATCTAGATGGATCAGGATTTAAAAATTGATTAACTTCAGGTATTGCTGCTACAGCTTTCCACTGTGCTTGAGTTATTGGAGTTTTCGCTATCAAAAAAGGCGAAAGAGTCACTCTATGGAGAGGGCTTTCGTGATTATATCTTCCTTCCTCAATCTGGGATGAACCCATCCAACTTTCACCCCCAGGAATAAATACCATTTCTAAAATTACACCATTACCTAAATCTTCAGGTAAATATTCGGCTTGGCGACGCTGGCGGCTAGTAATATTATTTCGCAACCCTACCTTTACTAAGTCGTATGCAAAAGATTTTAGCCCTAGTCCTGAAATATTTACCAACCCTCCCTGTCCTTTTACGGTTAAAGTAGAAGAAGGTTGATTAGGTTGAATTATACTATTTAAGTCTTGGATAACTTCTTGTGCAGACTCATATCTATTTCTCGGTAAATGTTGCAAAAGTTTATCTAAAATTTGCCCTAATTCATGGCTAATAGTTATGCCTTTTTTTTGCAGACGTTCTCTCCATAACCATTCAGCATTTGTGGCATCATAAACTAAATCTTCTAATTGTCCATCTTGATCAAATTCTGGCAAACACTGAGTTAATAACCGTACACAAGTTGCACCTAAACCATATAAATCACTGGCGGGAATTGCCCTACCTGCCATTTGTTCAGTTGGTGCATAACCAATAGTATAAATGCCCGTTCCTGGTCTAGCTAAACTGGTTTGAGTAATTTGCTTTGCACCGCCAAAATCTATTAGTACTAAATCTCCTCTTTTTAAACCTTGTTGGGGAAATCTGCGAATGATATTTTCTGGTTTAATATCCCGATGAATAACGTTGCGAGAATGAATAAAATCTAAAACAGGCAATAACTCTGCCAATATTTCCCTAATTTGTTCTTCATTAAAGGGGTTTTGCTTTAATTCCTCTAATAAGTCTTCACCTGCTATAAACTCTTGAACTAAATATAGGCTTTTTCCATGTTCAAAATAAGCAATTAACCGAGGAATTTGAGCATGATTTTCCCCTAATTCATAAAGTTGTCGTGCTTCTTGTTTAAATAATTCTGTAGCTTTTTGGAGTGTTGATGTTCCCGTAAATTGTGGTGCAAATTGTTTAATTACACAAGGATCATCGAGTCTTTCTACATCTTCTGCTAAATAAGTTTTACCAAACCCACCTGCGCCTAATACTTTTAGTACGCGGTAGCGGTGTCTAAATAATTCACTTAGTTGATTTGAACCGCAATTTTGACAAAATCTATTGCTATCAGGGTTAAAAGGATTTTGGCATTGGGGATTTTGGCAACACTGCATGGTTGAGAAATGGGAATTTTGCCACTAAAAAATTATCTGAAAAGTATTTTTGAGTTGAATCAAACTACAGATTTAGCAGGGATGTAAATTTACGCAGATATTGATTTACCTATAGAAAAACATTTGTATAGGTTTTAAGTAATTAACTATTATCCCTTAATTGCACAGAGCTTTATTCTTAGCGGTAGGAAAAGTAGTTGTTATTTAGTATATGTTGTTAGATGCGTAGATGTAGCTTAATTCTAACAATAGTCTAAAGGCGAAAATTGTCAACATTATTTTACTCCATCCTTAGCGAAAGTACAAAAAAGCAAAGAAGTCCTACTCAAGCTGGAGCGATCGCCTGCTGGAATGCTCTATATGAACTTCTTCGCAATACTGTTAAACTTAAGCTAAATAGCTTTTCTTAACCGAAATCGCACTGGCATACCATCGGACGGATAAATCAATAGGTTCTGCTGTAACTGTTCTAGAGATGAACGACCGTTGACTAATTCCCAATCAAAATAGCGTAGCAGTAGTGCCAGCATCACTGTTGCTTCCAGCATTGACAGATGCTCTCCCAAGCAACGATGAGAACCTGAGCCAAAGTCTATCATGGGAAGTAAACTATTTTCCTTACTTTTATCTAACCAACGCTCCGGCAGAAATTCATCGGGCTGATGATAGATATCGGGATCTCGTCCAGCAGCAAGCATTGACCAGGATACTCTTGTACCACGAGGAATTACCTGACCGTCAATTATAGTGTCACGTTGGGCTTCCAAGAAAGTTGAACCTGATGCTACTGAATAAAGGCGCAAAGTCTCTTTGACGATAGCGCGAATGTAGCTCAATTCTTTGAGAGTTTCTGCATTAATGCTACCTGTACCTTGCCAAGCGCGATCGACAACCGCCTGTGCCTGTTGAAAAACCTTTTGATTTAAAATCAATTCTCCTACTGCAAAAGATAAAGTATGGGCAGTTGTGTCAGTGCCAGCAAGTAAAAGTTCCATAGCTTCTGCTATCAGCGTTTCTCGATTATACTTTGGCTCTTTGGCAGCTATTTTCACTAACATTGATTCTTGAAACAGAAGACTTATCTGTGTTAAATCAATATTGTTTTGTTCTCTCATCTGTAAAGCTAAGTTTACACGGGGAGTAATAAGCTCTTCTATATACCGCCTTGATCCCCAATAAGAGCGTGAAGTTTCAGTTGGCAGATATTTTTTCCATCTCTTTTCA contains:
- a CDS encoding WD40 repeat domain-containing protein, producing MSYLNKIDEVVKNLESYPNSLRIKKLVVLACTTVWITDAFQLNSISLKDLVRNLRELHPIFANLQQALYELANKLNKSTEYLLVAKMISREMEKLYRNDPGTLSIVNNNETEDFKSFLKPDVKLAVLDLEENQFAQVLKATVEIIDKNNISKSKIISYLPSTSKAIEFYHAFQSTYRKLFINYKEQGFLGELTNPQPSNQLRKSYQSVELLRRSLAKWFSSQEFSEIRNILLQELDPVEEIQLIIHSPNRNLLQLPWHLIFEQFLKNYTKAEIAFRINKNKNYSPRSVFIENIKLLAILGNYGLIDLETEEQEIAAIPNSEVLLLAEPVRQQLDNQIRHKNWNILFFSSSYGNKFEEIYFNRSEKFTIEEFKSFLKRAIASGLELAIINCSNGLEIAEKLADLEIPNLIILREHLPPRVAQSFLKLFLKACASGKSVYMAIREAREKLAPIENIFPGATWLPVIFQNPATEAVTALGLPQRENTQDLEEEDWSEQTITVSESLEIDNHDLDFEQSSPQLSQTTFYTNISLVKTISGFDSEVYAVVISPDGQKIVGGSGDLEHEDNAIYIWDIDTGNLINSLKGHLHWVYAVAITPDSKKIVSGSFDNTIKIWDINTNTIKPTNIEDYDRVNAIAISPDGKMIVSGCDDNTAKIWNLETGVLIKTLRSHSRRVNSVAISPDGQTLITGSDDHTIKVWSLATGSLIDTLTGHTKPVLCVVITPDGKNIISSSDDQTIKIWDLATGRLTATLTGHEKSVLAIAISPDGHTIVSSSLDKNIKIWDFNTGHLINTLSGHENIILCVAISPDGRKIVSSSYGEIRVWEVMEVTVSNSNHQLK
- a CDS encoding cytochrome P450, whose product is MLQKIAAQIAVASFPNLATVLGITSIVGILSFYWLKQKNTYKPLQSLPSPPKHWLLGNIPQVLSAVKQKKFFQLVFEWSKELGSMYVYWADKPVVVLSKPKVIEETIINGMRDGSLVRPELANKAWNDLAGPILIGQNGSEWQWRRKAWNPEFSSSSLSKYIDIINQACEQIIEQIKETTPSQAVKVDPLFVELTMRVISCLVLGIPVDSKIPSQEGPPLDVPKVYDAMSILGYRLIRVFTGEKRWKKYLPTETSRSYWGSRRYIEELITPRVNLALQMREQNNIDLTQISLLFQESMLVKIAAKEPKYNRETLIAEAMELLLAGTDTTAHTLSFAVGELILNQKVFQQAQAVVDRAWQGTGSINAETLKELSYIRAIVKETLRLYSVASGSTFLEAQRDTIIDGQVIPRGTRVSWSMLAAGRDPDIYHQPDEFLPERWLDKSKENSLLPMIDFGSGSHRCLGEHLSMLEATVMLALLLRYFDWELVNGRSSLEQLQQNLLIYPSDGMPVRFRLRKAI
- a CDS encoding bifunctional serine/threonine-protein kinase/formylglycine-generating enzyme family protein; amino-acid sequence: MQCCQNPQCQNPFNPDSNRFCQNCGSNQLSELFRHRYRVLKVLGAGGFGKTYLAEDVERLDDPCVIKQFAPQFTGTSTLQKATELFKQEARQLYELGENHAQIPRLIAYFEHGKSLYLVQEFIAGEDLLEELKQNPFNEEQIREILAELLPVLDFIHSRNVIHRDIKPENIIRRFPQQGLKRGDLVLIDFGGAKQITQTSLARPGTGIYTIGYAPTEQMAGRAIPASDLYGLGATCVRLLTQCLPEFDQDGQLEDLVYDATNAEWLWRERLQKKGITISHELGQILDKLLQHLPRNRYESAQEVIQDLNSIIQPNQPSSTLTVKGQGGLVNISGLGLKSFAYDLVKVGLRNNITSRQRRQAEYLPEDLGNGVILEMVFIPGGESWMGSSQIEEGRYNHESPLHRVTLSPFLIAKTPITQAQWKAVAAIPEVNQFLNPDPSRFKGANRPVENVSWHDAIEFCARLSQFTGRKYRLPSEAEWEYACRAGTSTPFHFGETIIPELANYNANYTYAYGVKGIYRQETTPVGSFQVANAFGLYDMHGLVLEWCADFWHENYNGAPSDGRVWEFGGDDTHRVLRGGSWVSYPRSCRSAYRRKSTPDGRVDVYGVRVVCSLPDEL
- a CDS encoding EAL domain-containing protein, producing the protein MFKPNFSGKSASNLNPQQQNEERTLPNDQQVHEAIAYFCTLSQDLFCVLTQDGYFQMLNSSWEKLLGYTNEELIAKPYLEFVHLDNRQSTLLQLEQLTNSYKNISFENRYLSKDGSYKWLLWNALSEGGFIYAVGSDITEQKIAEESLNCAIATIEDAVILQDIDGNIKASNAIAEINLGISAAPILGDICIDPRWREVRADGSPLTEDLHPINVTLHTGKPCKNQLLGVYKPDDSLNWYKVNVQPLFLSGVAKADAVLATFTNITEIKQTEERLRLLESAVVNTNVPLIITEPIGAGLTPEKLKIVYANHAFTRLTGFDLVEIIGKTPEILNGVNSDRSTLEQIRISLQSWEPIKTELIHYRKDNSEFWVEVNILPLADSSGKFTHWLWIERDITASRLVDQEVKARTRATAVVAQLGQQALGGKDLDTFLNVAVTLVARILEVEYCQILELIPEENTLSVRAGFGWQPNIVGYAVVGDQERSQAGYTLLQGEPVIVEDLRVETRFSISQMLRNHHVISGVTVIIHGQVQPFGVLGCHTTKQRQFTKDDVYFLQSVANVVATAIERKQAEEALKESEERYALAVNGSKEGLWDWNLKADQVYFSPRWKAILGYQDHEIGDRLDEWLDRIHPEDIEPVRTALNSHLEGLISHFEKEYRILHQDGRYRWMLCRGLAIWDANGQAYRMSGSQLDITDRKIAEEQLSYDAVHDALTSLPNRALLMDRLGQAIARQRRHKDYQFAVLFLDLDRFKVVNDSLGHIVGDQLLIEIARRLQAPQRPGDTVARLGGDEFVILFDEITDLQEVTNLVEHLQKELGKPINLDTQTIFISASMGIVLSQDPTSGITYDWAGDLLRNADIAMYQAKNLGKARYVVFNSIMHTSAVARLQLENDLRQAVEQSVDLLAVNSRLKEQIDNAAQIKAANFNLKPPIDATKEQSSKLLLHYQPIISLSTGKITGFEALVRLWHPQRGMVSPSDFIPVAEETNLIMPLGAWVLQEACRQLQIWNLTYPGLTISVNISGKQFSQPDLVAQIKQILQNTNLSADQLKLEITESVIMENAESATAMLEQLKNLGVQLSIDDFGTGYSSLSYLHRFPIDTLKVDRSFVSRMSIDGNNWKIVQSIITLAHTMRMDVTAEGVETVNQLEQLRALECEQGQGYFFSKPLDIEAASQFLDKGTQW